The Thiomicrorhabdus aquaedulcis sequence TTCAAAAGCGACCTTAACAAAAGTTATAAATTCAGCTGTCAATATTAATAACGTAGATGGTTCTATTGTTTGTACTCCGGTCGAGGGTGCAGCAAATGGTTGGGCGCAGGCTGGAACAGCTCGTGCTTTAATCAATAACATGGTTATTGGTGTTACAGAAGGTTTTGAAAAGAAATTACAGTTAGTTGGTGTTGGTTATCGTGCAAAAGCTGAGGGTTCTGTACTTGATTTGACCCTAGGTTTTTCGCATCCTGTAAAGCATATATTGCCAGCGGGTATTACTGTAGAAACTCCAACTCAAACTGAAATCGTTGTAAAAGGTGCTGATAAGCAAGTTGTTGGTCAAGTTGCTGCAGAAATCCGTGGATACCGTCCTCCTGAGCCTTATAAAGGTAAGGGTGTTAAGTATGCTGGTGAACGCATTTTACGTAAAGAAGCTAAGAAGAAATAAGGCTGGAAATTAATATGAATAAAAAAGCAGCCCGTCTTCGTAGAGCCAAGAAAACTCGTGGAAAAATTGCTGAACTTCAAATGCCTAGATTGTGCGTGTTTCGTACATCTCAGCACATTTATGCTCAGTTGTTTTCTGCCGATGGTACGCAAGTAATTGCTTCTAGCTCTACTGTACAAGCGGACGTTAAAAAGAAATTAGCAACACTGGTAATAAAGATGCCGCTAAAGCAGTTGGAAAGTCGATTGCATTAAAAGCAGTATCTGCTGGTATTACATCTGTTGCCTTTGATCGTTCAGGTTTTAAATATCACGGACGTATCCAACAATTAGCAGACTCAGCCCGTGAAAACGGTCTTGAATTTTAATAGAAGGATTTATTATGTCTTCACGTGAATTACAAGATGCATCTGATGGACTAATTGAGAAATTAGTGAACGTGCGTCGTGTCGCTAAAGTTGTAAAGGGTGGACGTGTGTTTGCTTTTTCAGCTTTAGCAGTAGTAGGTGATGGTGAAGGTCGTGTAGGTTATGGTAGCGGTAAAGCTAGCGAAGTACCTGTAGCGATCAAAAAAGCCATGGAAAAAGCTCGTCGTAATATGAAAGACGTTCAATTAAATAATGGAACAATCCAATACCCTGTTAATTTTAAGCAAGGTGCAGCAAACATTGTTATGTTGCCAGCGTCTGAGGGTACTGGGGTTATTGCTGGTGGTGCAATGCGTGCTGTTCTTGAAGCAGCTGGTGTAAAGGATGTATTATCTAAGTGTGTCGGGACAACGCGTCCGGTAAACGTAGTACGTTCAACAGTTAATGCTCTAACGGGTATGAACAGTCCTGAATACATTGCAGCTAAACGTGGTAAAACCGTTTCTGAAATCGTAGGTGGTTAACATGTCAGATAAGAAATTTGTAACTGTGACATTAGTTAAAAGTCCAATCGGTCGCCTGCCTAATCATAGAGCGTGTGTTGCTGGTCTTGGTTTAAGAAGAATGCACCATACTGTAACTGTTGTTGATACCCCTGCAAATCGTGGGATGATCAATAAGGTTTCTTATTTGTTAAAAGTAGAGGGTGCATAATTATGTTATTAAATTCTCTTAAGCCTGCAGATGGTTCAACATCTGAAAGAAAGCGCGTTGGACGTGGTCAGGGTTCTGGCTGGGGAAAAATGGGTGGACGTGGTCATAAAGGACAAAAGTCTCGTTCTGGTGGTATGCCAAGAATTGGTTTTGAGGGCGGTCAAATGCCTATTCAAAGAAGACTTCCAAAAGTAGGATTTTCTTCTAGAACTTCAGCTTACGTTACTGAAATACGTCTAGATACACTTTCTAAAATTTCGACAGATATTATTGATATTGCTGTTTTAAAGCAGCAGATTTAATTTCTGACAAAATTAAGGTTGTTAAGGTAATAAATTCTGGTGAGCTTACTAAAGCAGTTAAATTATCAGGAATTAAAGCCACTGCGGGTGCCAAGGCTGCTATTGAAGCTGCTGGTGGTAGCGTAGAAGCCTGATTATGAATAGTTCTATTGCATCAACAGGTATGAGTGATTTAAAGAATCGAATTCTATTCGTTTTAGGTGCGATAATCGTCTACCGATTAGGTACACATATACCGGTACCATCTATTGATCCGATTGCTTTAGCTGCAATGTTTGAACAGCAAAAGGGCACTATTTTAGACATGTTCAACATGTTTTCAGGTGGTGCACTTGAGCGTTTATCTATTTTCGCACTAGGAATTATGCCTTATATTTCGGCATCTATTATTATGCAGCTGTTAACGGTTGTTTCACCTACTTTAGAACAACTAAAAAAGGATGGTGAGCAAGGTCGTCGAAAAATAACGCAATATACTAGAATGGGAACGGTTGTTTTAGCAACTTTCCAAGGTTTAGGTGTCGCTATAGCCTTAGAATCCCAAAATATTAATGGCATGGCCGTTGTTATTGATCCAGGTCTTTTGTTTAAAATCACAGCAGTATTTACTCTCGTTGGAGGAACTATATTTTTAATGTGGTTAGGTGAGCAAATAACAGAACGTGGTATAGGTAATGGTATTTCTATCATTATCTTTGCCGGGATTGTTGCTGGTCTTCCTTCTGCCCTTGGTGGTACGTTTGAACAAGTAAATACTGGGGCAATGCATGCTATTACTGTTTTTATATTATTAGCATTAGTTTTTGCGGTCATTGCGTTTGTTGTTTTTGTAGAGCGCGGTCAACGTCGTATACCAGTTCATTATGCGCAAAAAATGCGTGGAAGAAAATTATATGGTGGTCAAGAAAGTCATCTACCACTTAAGTTGAATATGGCGGGTGTAATTCCTCCAATTTTTGCTTCTAGTATAATTTTGTTTCCAGCAACTCTTGGTGGTTGGTTTGGAGCTGCAGAGGGAATGGGTTGGTTAAAAGACATTGCTACCACAATGTCGCCTGGTCAACCTTTGTACGTATTGTTGTATGCTTTAGCGATTATTTTCTTTTGCTTTTTTTATACAGCAATAGTGTTTAATCCTAAGGAGACAGCAGACAATTTGCGGAAGTCTGGTGCTTATCTGCCTGGTATTCGCCCAGGTGCACAGACTGCTCGTCATATTGACGGTATCATGGGTCGACTAACCTTAGCAGGTGCTATTTATATAACAGCAGTTTGCTTGTTGCCAGAATTTTTAATTTTATATTGGAATGTTCCGTTTTACTTTGGGGGCACTTCTTTATTGATTATAGTTATTGTAGTTATGGATTTTATGACTTCAGTACAGGCACAAATGCAATCTAGTCAGTATGAAAGTATGATGAAAAAATCAAAATTAAAAGGTAAATAACCAATATTGGTTATAAATCTAGTATTTAGAGTGGAAGACGGGTATAATCGCTCGTTTTTCAGTAGATGGAATTAAAGGGAGCGTCAAAATGGCTCGTATTGCCGGCGTAAACATACCAGTAAACAAACACGTTGTTATTGGATTGACTTCGATCTACGGGATTGGTTCAACTTCAGCAAAAGCAATTTGTGTTGCTGTGAAAATTGATCCAAGCACGAAAGTTCGATTACTGACTGAAGACCAGTTAGAAGCACTTCGTTCAGAAGTATTAAATTTCACGATCGAAGGTGATCTTCGTCGTAAAGTATCTATGGACATTAAACGTTTAATGGACATGGGTTGCTACCGAGGAATTCGTCACCGTCGTAGCCTACCTCTTCGTGGGCAACGTACTAAGACTAATGCACGCACTCGTAAGGGTCCAGTTAGACCTATTAAGAGATAATGCGTAATTGCGAGATAAGATATGGCAAAACCAAATTCGCGTGTTAAAAAGAAAGTAAAACAAGTTGTTACCGATGCAATTGCACACGTGCATGCAAGCTTTAACAACACAATTGTGACAATTACAGACCGTCAAGGTAATGCATTGTGCTGGGCAACATCAGGTGGTAGTGGTTTTCGCGGATCACGTAAAAGTACCCCTTTTGCAGCACAAGTAGCAGCCGAGAAAGCTGGAATGGTAGCGCATGACTATGGTGTAAAAAACATGGAAGTTTTAGTAAAAGGTCCAGGCCCAGGCCGTGACTCAGCTGTCCGTGGTTTACACAGTGCTGGTTTCAAAATTACGTCAATTGCTGATGTAACTCCGATTCCACACAATGGTTGCCGTCCACCTAAGAAACGTCGCGTTTAATATTTGAGGTAAACATGGCTAGATATATTGGTCCAAAATGTAAACTTGCACGTCGTGAAGGTACTGATCTGTTTTTGAAGAGTGGTGTGCGTAGCATCGATTCAAAATGCAAGATTGATCAGTTACCTGGTCAACACGGTGCGGGTCGTAAGAAAGTTACTGAATACGGTTTACAGTTGCGTGAAAAGCAAAAAGTTCGTCGTATTTATGGTGTTCTTGAAAAGAAATTTCGTTTGTACTATCAAGAAGCTGATCGTCGTAAAGGTTCAACTGGTGTTAACTTGTTGCAAATCTTGGAAAGTCGTTTAGATAACGTAGTATATCGTATGGGTTTTGCTGCAACGCGCTCTGAAGCACGTCAGCTTGTTTCTCATAAATCAATTTTAGTAAATGGCAAATCGGTAAACATTCCTTCTTATGAAGTTAATGCTGGTGACACTGTTTCTATTAGAGAAAAGTCTCGTAACCAAAACCGTATCGCTTCTGCATTAGAATTAAATGCACAATCTGGTACAGTTTCTTGGATTGACGTGAATAAAACTGCATTTGAAGGAACGTTTAAATCTGTTCCAGATCGTTCAGATTTATCTGCTGATATTTCAGAAAACCTAATTGTTGAGCTTTACTCTAAGTAAACTTTGAAACGGAGATAACTTCTAATGCAAGAGATGTTGGAACAGTTGTTAACACCTCGCTTGGTTGATATTCAAAGATTGTCTGCTTTTCATAGTCGTGTGACTTTAGAACCACTTGAACGTGGTTTTGGTCATACTTTAGGGAATGCATTACGCAGAATCTTACTATCATCTATGCCTGGTGCAGCTATTGTAGAGGCCCAAATTGATGGTGTTTTACATGAGTACTCTTCTATTGAAGGTGTAAGAGAAGATGTTTTAGAAATTCTCTTAAATTTAAAAGAAGTTTCTGTAAAGCTACACACTAGAGACAGTGCTGAATTGTCCCTTAATATTAAAGGTCCTGCTGTTGTTTGTGCTTCTGATATTCAGTTAACCCATGATGTTGAAATTGCAAATCCGGATCATATTATTGCGCATGTTTCTGAAGGTGCCGTACTAAATATGACGATTCGTGTCGAAACCGGTATGGGTTATCGCGCTGCAGTACAGTCTGATTCTGATTCAGGTCATATTGGTGTATTGCGTTTAGATGCAAGTTTTAGTCCTGTTCATACTGTAAGTTATGAAGTCCAAAATGCTCGTGTTGAGCAGCGTACGGATTTAGATAAACTTATTTTGGATGTGGTAACTGATGGAACTTTAGATCCTGAAGATGCAATTAAACAAGCAGCAACGGTTCTTCATTATCAGTTAAATGCATTTGTTGATTTGAAACACAAAGAAGTTGTTACACAGGAAGAGGAAGAGAGTGAGTTTGATCCTATTTTCCTACAGCCTGTTGACGATTTAGAATTA is a genomic window containing:
- the rpsD gene encoding 30S ribosomal protein S4 translates to MARYIGPKCKLARREGTDLFLKSGVRSIDSKCKIDQLPGQHGAGRKKVTEYGLQLREKQKVRRIYGVLEKKFRLYYQEADRRKGSTGVNLLQILESRLDNVVYRMGFAATRSEARQLVSHKSILVNGKSVNIPSYEVNAGDTVSIREKSRNQNRIASALELNAQSGTVSWIDVNKTAFEGTFKSVPDRSDLSADISENLIVELYSK
- the secY gene encoding preprotein translocase subunit SecY, whose translation is MNSSIASTGMSDLKNRILFVLGAIIVYRLGTHIPVPSIDPIALAAMFEQQKGTILDMFNMFSGGALERLSIFALGIMPYISASIIMQLLTVVSPTLEQLKKDGEQGRRKITQYTRMGTVVLATFQGLGVAIALESQNINGMAVVIDPGLLFKITAVFTLVGGTIFLMWLGEQITERGIGNGISIIIFAGIVAGLPSALGGTFEQVNTGAMHAITVFILLALVFAVIAFVVFVERGQRRIPVHYAQKMRGRKLYGGQESHLPLKLNMAGVIPPIFASSIILFPATLGGWFGAAEGMGWLKDIATTMSPGQPLYVLLYALAIIFFCFFYTAIVFNPKETADNLRKSGAYLPGIRPGAQTARHIDGIMGRLTLAGAIYITAVCLLPEFLILYWNVPFYFGGTSLLIIVIVVMDFMTSVQAQMQSSQYESMMKKSKLKGK
- the rpsE gene encoding 30S ribosomal protein S5, with the translated sequence MSSRELQDASDGLIEKLVNVRRVAKVVKGGRVFAFSALAVVGDGEGRVGYGSGKASEVPVAIKKAMEKARRNMKDVQLNNGTIQYPVNFKQGAANIVMLPASEGTGVIAGGAMRAVLEAAGVKDVLSKCVGTTRPVNVVRSTVNALTGMNSPEYIAAKRGKTVSEIVGG
- a CDS encoding DNA-directed RNA polymerase subunit alpha — encoded protein: MQEMLEQLLTPRLVDIQRLSAFHSRVTLEPLERGFGHTLGNALRRILLSSMPGAAIVEAQIDGVLHEYSSIEGVREDVLEILLNLKEVSVKLHTRDSAELSLNIKGPAVVCASDIQLTHDVEIANPDHIIAHVSEGAVLNMTIRVETGMGYRAAVQSDSDSGHIGVLRLDASFSPVHTVSYEVQNARVEQRTDLDKLILDVVTDGTLDPEDAIKQAATVLHYQLNAFVDLKHKEVVTQEEEESEFDPIFLQPVDDLELTVRSANCLKAEQIYYIGDLVQRAEPHLLKTPNLGKKSLQEIKDVLAQRGLSLGTKLENWPPASLVSKESA
- the rpmD gene encoding 50S ribosomal protein L30, translated to MSDKKFVTVTLVKSPIGRLPNHRACVAGLGLRRMHHTVTVVDTPANRGMINKVSYLLKVEGA
- the rplF gene encoding 50S ribosomal protein L6, coding for MSRIAKAPVTLPNGVEISINGTEVTVKGSKATLTKVINSAVNINNVDGSIVCTPVEGAANGWAQAGTARALINNMVIGVTEGFEKKLQLVGVGYRAKAEGSVLDLTLGFSHPVKHILPAGITVETPTQTEIVVKGADKQVVGQVAAEIRGYRPPEPYKGKGVKYAGERILRKEAKKK
- the rpsK gene encoding 30S ribosomal protein S11 yields the protein MAKPNSRVKKKVKQVVTDAIAHVHASFNNTIVTITDRQGNALCWATSGGSGFRGSRKSTPFAAQVAAEKAGMVAHDYGVKNMEVLVKGPGPGRDSAVRGLHSAGFKITSIADVTPIPHNGCRPPKKRRV
- the rpsM gene encoding 30S ribosomal protein S13 → MARIAGVNIPVNKHVVIGLTSIYGIGSTSAKAICVAVKIDPSTKVRLLTEDQLEALRSEVLNFTIEGDLRRKVSMDIKRLMDMGCYRGIRHRRSLPLRGQRTKTNARTRKGPVRPIKR